One stretch of Chitinophaga pendula DNA includes these proteins:
- a CDS encoding Crp/Fnr family transcriptional regulator, translating to MEAMLRQHIEKIVKLTEEEFEFVLSHFTYKKFKKHQYLIQAGDLCPHLYFITKGVLKSFSIDDTGKVHILEIGMEDWWMTDENGFHNKTVATFNVDCLEDTEVYCISIDDRERLCNAMRKMEYFFLKKTTAGYIALQQRILSLTSKKAEERYSQLISTYPSLIQRVPKSLIASYLGVTRETLSRLQA from the coding sequence ATGGAAGCCATGCTTCGCCAGCATATCGAGAAGATTGTAAAGTTGACAGAGGAAGAATTTGAATTTGTCCTGTCGCATTTTACGTACAAGAAGTTTAAGAAACATCAATACCTGATCCAGGCAGGAGACTTATGTCCACACCTTTATTTCATTACCAAAGGAGTACTTAAATCTTTCTCTATCGACGATACCGGTAAAGTCCATATCCTGGAAATAGGTATGGAAGACTGGTGGATGACAGATGAAAATGGTTTCCATAATAAGACCGTGGCTACCTTCAACGTCGACTGCCTGGAAGATACAGAAGTCTATTGTATATCTATCGATGACCGGGAACGCCTCTGTAACGCCATGAGGAAAATGGAATATTTCTTTCTGAAAAAGACCACCGCCGGATATATTGCACTCCAGCAACGTATATTGTCGCTAACCAGCAAAAAGGCAGAAGAGCGTTATAGCCAGCTCATATCTACCTATCCCTCCTTGATACAAAGGGTGCCCAAATCATTGATTGCCTCTTACTTGGGCGTCACCCGCGAAACCCTCAGCCGCTTGCAGGCGTGA
- a CDS encoding SDR family oxidoreductase — MENIALVAGATGIVGSNLAAFLVANGWATYGLSRTPNNEIKSVIPVAADLTSRERLSDALANIRPTHVFFTSWMRKESEAENIRVNAALVRNLLDVLSPKKSIRHVALVTGLKHYLGPFEAYTKAGFALETPVHEGMPRLPLQNFYYAQEDEVYAAADRDGFSWSVHRPHTIVGKAVGNLMNIGMTLAVYASICKELGRPFRWPGSKAQWEGLSDITDARILAAQLLWAATTDAAKNEAFNIVNGDVFRWNKLWYQIADWFDVAAIGFEETIHPLEQEMKGLESTWQAMAAKYGLVEANLNRLISPWHTDLDLGRPVEVVTDMSKSRELGFTAYQRTTASFTDLFSDLKAQRLIP; from the coding sequence ATGGAAAATATAGCATTGGTAGCAGGAGCGACTGGTATTGTCGGTAGTAACCTGGCGGCATTCCTGGTTGCAAATGGCTGGGCCACTTATGGGCTTTCACGTACACCCAACAACGAAATAAAAAGCGTTATACCCGTAGCCGCTGATCTTACCTCCCGGGAGCGCCTGTCAGACGCCTTGGCAAACATCCGACCCACACATGTGTTCTTCACCTCCTGGATGCGAAAGGAGAGTGAAGCAGAAAACATCCGGGTGAATGCCGCCCTGGTCCGTAACCTGCTGGACGTTTTATCTCCTAAAAAGTCTATCCGCCACGTAGCACTGGTGACAGGGTTGAAACACTACCTCGGGCCCTTCGAAGCTTATACGAAAGCCGGCTTTGCATTGGAAACACCCGTACATGAAGGCATGCCCAGGCTCCCTCTGCAAAACTTCTATTACGCCCAGGAAGATGAAGTATACGCCGCCGCCGACAGAGATGGTTTTTCCTGGAGCGTACACCGTCCGCACACCATTGTAGGAAAAGCAGTAGGCAACCTGATGAATATAGGTATGACCCTCGCCGTATATGCCAGCATCTGCAAAGAGTTGGGCCGTCCATTCCGTTGGCCGGGCTCTAAAGCACAATGGGAAGGCCTTTCTGATATAACTGATGCGAGGATACTGGCTGCACAATTACTGTGGGCCGCTACTACAGATGCTGCGAAAAACGAGGCGTTTAATATCGTCAACGGAGATGTATTCCGCTGGAATAAGCTCTGGTATCAGATCGCGGATTGGTTTGACGTAGCGGCGATCGGATTCGAAGAAACGATCCATCCGCTGGAACAGGAGATGAAAGGACTGGAAAGTACCTGGCAAGCTATGGCCGCAAAGTATGGTCTGGTAGAAGCCAATTTAAACAGGCTGATCTCTCCCTGGCATACTGACCTGGACCTCGGACGGCCTGTGGAAGTAGTGACGGACATGTCCAAAAGCAGGGAACTAGGCTTTACCGCCTATCAACGCACCACAGCGTCATTTACCGATCTGTTCAGCGACTTGAAAGCACAACGGCTGATTCCCTGA
- a CDS encoding class I SAM-dependent methyltransferase: MNDSTTRFTNRADNYARYRPGYPIAVIEYLQQKIGLHAGMDVADIGAGTGISSELFLKNGNTVYAVEPNDAMRAKATALLQHYPGFQPVKGTAEATQLEDGSMDIVFAGQAFHWFNQEEAKTEFKRIAKRDGYVLLMWNIRKLNTGFAREYENLLATYGTGYTPSRRDVAAEDMNTAFFSPCRYEKVIFENSQELGYETIKGRLLSTSFMPSEADINCAPMIARLEDMFGRYEKDGRVSFDYITTLFIAKAHC; this comes from the coding sequence ATGAACGATAGTACGACCCGATTCACCAACAGAGCAGATAATTATGCCCGTTACCGTCCTGGTTACCCTATTGCTGTTATTGAATATTTACAACAAAAAATAGGCTTACATGCTGGCATGGATGTCGCCGACATCGGTGCAGGTACCGGTATATCTTCGGAGTTATTCTTAAAAAACGGTAATACCGTATATGCCGTAGAGCCGAATGATGCCATGAGGGCAAAAGCAACTGCTTTGCTACAACACTACCCGGGCTTTCAGCCGGTAAAGGGTACGGCAGAGGCTACACAGCTGGAAGACGGCAGTATGGATATCGTATTTGCCGGGCAGGCTTTTCATTGGTTCAACCAAGAGGAGGCTAAAACAGAATTTAAGCGGATCGCTAAACGAGACGGTTACGTCCTGCTAATGTGGAATATCCGGAAGCTGAACACCGGGTTTGCCAGGGAATATGAAAACCTGCTGGCTACCTATGGCACCGGCTATACGCCTTCCCGACGTGATGTAGCTGCTGAAGACATGAATACGGCTTTCTTCTCTCCCTGCCGTTATGAAAAAGTGATCTTTGAAAATTCCCAGGAATTAGGCTACGAAACTATTAAAGGACGGTTGCTTTCTACGTCCTTTATGCCATCTGAAGCGGATATTAATTGTGCACCTATGATCGCGCGCCTGGAAGATATGTTCGGACGATATGAAAAAGATGGCCGTGTCAGCTTTGACTATATTACTACCCTTTTCATTGCCAAGGCTCATTGTTAA
- a CDS encoding TauD/TfdA family dioxygenase yields the protein MQTMTLNKDLSTFETNEAEILSAITEPLYQQGYVSADIGDIAPKTLLSIAYYFGEVIPIGRGNDHITEIRTSAEVGTKDVPLHNDKSYWRIPPRYLILYCRQADGFENNHMHVSDIHGAFLQLTEEERQNLSDRVLDIHHPSNRSSGKLMGKLVNYLNEEVFYRFRSDTIERNWEAFNKWDQLVIDNLVEVPFNPGTILVMDNWKFAHGRRLTSVVNSYSRMIDRVLIM from the coding sequence ATGCAAACTATGACGTTAAATAAGGACCTGTCCACGTTCGAAACGAATGAAGCAGAGATACTGAGTGCTATCACCGAACCATTGTACCAGCAAGGCTATGTGTCTGCCGATATCGGAGACATCGCTCCTAAGACCTTATTATCTATTGCCTACTATTTCGGCGAAGTAATTCCCATCGGCAGAGGCAACGATCACATCACCGAGATCCGTACCAGCGCCGAAGTAGGTACCAAAGATGTTCCGCTGCACAACGATAAGTCTTACTGGAGAATACCACCTCGTTATCTCATTCTCTATTGCAGACAGGCAGACGGGTTCGAAAATAACCACATGCATGTATCAGATATCCACGGCGCTTTCCTGCAGCTCACAGAAGAAGAGAGACAAAACCTCTCTGATAGAGTACTCGATATCCATCACCCTTCTAACAGAAGCAGCGGCAAGCTGATGGGCAAGCTGGTAAATTATCTCAACGAAGAAGTATTCTACCGCTTCCGCTCTGATACTATCGAACGCAACTGGGAAGCATTTAACAAATGGGACCAGCTCGTGATCGACAACCTGGTAGAAGTGCCCTTCAATCCCGGTACCATCCTGGTGATGGACAATTGGAAGTTCGCACACGGCCGTCGCCTTACCTCCGTAGTGAACAGCTACTCCCGTATGATCGATCGCGTACTCATCATGTAA
- a CDS encoding M48 family metallopeptidase: MTVAISAAFRKMTIRAVLAIVLFIFTYLLLFALAAGLTLASGFAGFIVISAIGLNYISAAIGLGLISVGVLILYFLIKFLFKQHKVDRSHLTELTREEQPELFAFIEEIVQQVGTTFPKKIYLASDVNAAVFYDSSFWSMFFPVRKNLLIGIGLINTVSRLELKAILAHEFGHFSQRSMKLGSYVYNVNQVIYNMLHDNESFNRVLQNWYLNYADADQSYDERIGYYNALGQSIEFMRVTTPFEQIERNLVAVAAAEKELKVQIRMMQETALFRDDHTGDNSHL, from the coding sequence ATGACTGTAGCAATTTCGGCAGCCTTTCGGAAGATGACCATCCGGGCTGTACTCGCCATCGTACTGTTTATTTTTACCTACCTGTTATTATTTGCACTGGCTGCAGGTCTCACACTGGCAAGCGGTTTCGCCGGCTTCATAGTGATCAGTGCGATCGGTCTTAATTACATCTCCGCCGCTATTGGCCTTGGTCTGATCTCTGTCGGAGTACTGATCCTGTATTTTCTTATCAAATTCCTGTTCAAACAACATAAGGTAGACCGCTCTCATCTCACTGAACTTACCAGGGAAGAACAACCTGAACTCTTCGCTTTTATCGAAGAGATCGTGCAGCAAGTCGGCACCACCTTCCCTAAAAAGATATACCTCGCCTCCGATGTCAACGCAGCTGTATTCTACGACTCCAGTTTCTGGAGTATGTTTTTCCCGGTCAGGAAAAACCTCTTGATAGGCATCGGGCTGATCAACACCGTATCCCGCCTGGAGCTGAAAGCCATCCTGGCTCATGAGTTTGGACACTTCTCCCAGCGCTCTATGAAGCTGGGTAGTTACGTGTATAATGTCAACCAGGTGATCTACAATATGCTGCACGACAACGAATCCTTTAACAGGGTACTGCAGAACTGGTACTTGAACTATGCTGATGCCGATCAGTCGTATGATGAACGCATCGGCTATTACAATGCCCTGGGACAATCTATTGAATTCATGCGGGTCACCACCCCCTTCGAACAGATCGAACGCAATCTCGTAGCGGTAGCAGCCGCGGAGAAAGAGCTGAAGGTACAGATCCGTATGATGCAGGAAACAGCACTCTTCCGGGACGATCACACCGGAGATAACAGCCATCTTTGA
- a CDS encoding acyl-CoA thioesterase: MEFSKEYTVKAEHIDVQNIMDGLYYPFYMEYCRHDYIKEVLGFDFAEEAEKGVHMVLSGYKIQYLRSLKKDDQFKVTCTLYKDPAGLPRLHFKQQIIMNNKVMTKAVFTGTCVPATGGRPYLPEGMLDQLKDAPVLEAGESL, translated from the coding sequence ATGGAGTTTTCAAAAGAATACACAGTAAAAGCAGAACATATCGATGTGCAGAATATCATGGATGGCCTCTATTATCCGTTTTACATGGAGTATTGCCGTCATGACTATATAAAGGAAGTGTTGGGCTTCGACTTCGCGGAAGAAGCCGAAAAAGGCGTGCATATGGTACTGTCCGGGTATAAGATCCAGTACCTGCGCTCCCTCAAAAAGGACGATCAGTTCAAGGTTACCTGTACCCTGTATAAGGACCCTGCAGGACTCCCCAGGCTGCATTTCAAGCAGCAGATCATCATGAACAATAAGGTGATGACCAAAGCCGTATTTACCGGTACCTGCGTACCTGCCACCGGCGGCAGACCTTACCTGCCCGAAGGTATGCTAGACCAGCTGAAAGACGCACCCGTGCTGGAAGCAGGAGAGTCCCTGTAA
- a CDS encoding S8 family serine peptidase → MPKSNKKAAAKKAAAKKAAPKKKAAAKKAAPKKKAAAKKAAPVARGAVYADSSIPKWSGLSVIRNRSKQEKVSRDLMEAIGAGDPVRNKQLPDTPFTDVKDKHGREVYTGRHLVSLAGGQNAAQFEKAAKNASLKIASIESFDDLNQKGLSQQILQEADGVILPKLEVAIINPDKESELSMLITHPSTKDKFHYSEPERFVYPAMPPKSKFQYSNNVTSAWGIQVINALNSTFSGKGIRIAVLDTGLDLDHPDFAGRIAGSKSFIENEDANDVVGHGSMSAGIAGGFRRTPDGMRYGVAFGASLYIGKVINKNSKGTDTSLLDGIEWALQHKCHIINLSVVRAIDPKQKGYSADYESTAAKALQNNCLIIAAAGNESDREFNLIEPVAEPANCPSVMAVAALDGNIQVANFSCGGLFANGGQIDIAGPGVDIFSTSKEAGYATDSGTSAAAPFVSGLAALFWEKHPQATASEIWMKLIQNAKRLDINATDVGAGLAYFL, encoded by the coding sequence ATGCCGAAAAGCAATAAGAAGGCCGCAGCAAAAAAAGCGGCGGCCAAAAAAGCTGCTCCGAAAAAGAAAGCGGCAGCGAAAAAGGCCGCGCCTAAGAAGAAAGCGGCGGCCAAGAAAGCAGCGCCGGTAGCTAGGGGTGCTGTATATGCTGACTCTTCAATTCCAAAGTGGTCAGGGCTTAGCGTGATACGTAACAGGAGCAAACAAGAGAAGGTATCCCGCGACCTAATGGAAGCCATTGGCGCTGGTGACCCGGTACGTAATAAACAGCTACCGGACACCCCATTTACAGATGTAAAAGATAAACACGGACGGGAAGTGTATACCGGCCGGCACCTGGTATCACTCGCCGGTGGACAAAATGCAGCCCAGTTCGAAAAGGCAGCGAAAAATGCGTCTCTCAAGATAGCCAGTATCGAAAGTTTTGACGACCTGAACCAGAAGGGGCTATCACAACAGATATTACAGGAGGCAGATGGTGTGATCCTTCCCAAGCTGGAGGTGGCTATCATTAACCCGGATAAAGAGTCGGAGTTATCCATGCTGATCACGCATCCTTCTACCAAGGATAAATTTCATTACTCGGAGCCGGAGCGTTTCGTATATCCGGCGATGCCTCCTAAAAGCAAATTCCAGTACAGCAACAATGTCACTTCTGCGTGGGGTATACAGGTGATCAATGCGCTTAACAGCACCTTCAGCGGCAAGGGTATCCGTATTGCCGTGCTGGATACCGGCCTAGACCTGGATCATCCTGATTTCGCGGGGCGGATTGCGGGTAGTAAAAGTTTTATTGAAAATGAGGATGCCAACGATGTAGTGGGTCATGGTAGCATGAGTGCCGGCATAGCAGGCGGCTTCCGGCGTACGCCTGATGGCATGCGTTATGGCGTGGCTTTCGGGGCGTCGCTGTATATAGGGAAAGTGATCAACAAGAACAGCAAGGGTACCGATACTTCTCTGCTAGATGGTATAGAATGGGCCTTGCAGCACAAATGCCATATCATCAACCTATCGGTGGTGCGGGCGATCGATCCCAAACAGAAAGGGTACTCTGCGGACTACGAGTCGACAGCGGCCAAAGCGTTACAAAACAACTGCCTGATCATCGCCGCAGCGGGTAATGAAAGCGACCGGGAATTCAACCTGATAGAGCCGGTGGCGGAGCCTGCTAACTGTCCGTCGGTGATGGCCGTCGCCGCACTGGATGGTAATATACAGGTGGCTAACTTCTCCTGTGGTGGATTATTTGCCAACGGTGGGCAGATAGATATTGCGGGACCGGGTGTGGACATCTTCAGCACGTCTAAAGAGGCGGGATATGCCACCGATTCCGGTACGTCGGCAGCAGCTCCTTTCGTATCAGGGCTGGCAGCCTTGTTCTGGGAGAAACATCCGCAGGCAACCGCATCGGAGATCTGGATGAAGTTGATCCAGAATGCCAAACGCCTGGACATCAACGCCACGGATGTAGGCGCCGGCTTGGCATATTTTCTTTGA
- a CDS encoding HTTM domain-containing protein has protein sequence MQDKSPSSHAGWLFFFRVNIAGFALLHFLAIQPDFTALYSYKGYIYPDIMDTTTDYVSPTVVSLQAFLQRMDLPTDYESLLLVCRIAYPLALILLILGLFTRISAVLSLLFQLLLIKSIHLYEYGIDGYTTFALFYCCVFPVGAVYSLDNRRRRSRRQPDHLPYLFLLRGHLGVAYFFSGFDKVIGVTWRNGEALWKALHSHNYYSMFSLDFLVDTPFFVISGWATIILEICYGLFMNLRSTRRYSLAGIILLHVFIACFMGLFFFSALLILLNLSAYYAPYISYKNSNTLMYSEVPSK, from the coding sequence ATGCAAGATAAGTCGCCTTCCAGTCATGCGGGCTGGCTGTTCTTCTTTCGGGTGAACATCGCCGGCTTCGCATTGCTACACTTTCTGGCCATACAGCCGGACTTTACTGCCTTGTACTCTTACAAAGGGTACATTTATCCCGATATCATGGACACCACCACGGACTATGTAAGTCCGACGGTGGTGAGCTTACAGGCCTTCCTGCAAAGGATGGACCTACCAACAGACTACGAATCATTACTGCTGGTATGCCGGATCGCCTACCCGCTGGCGCTGATATTGCTGATACTGGGTCTTTTTACCCGCATCAGCGCCGTCTTATCCTTGCTCTTTCAACTACTGCTCATTAAATCCATCCACCTCTACGAATATGGCATAGACGGCTATACGACATTTGCGCTGTTCTACTGCTGTGTATTCCCCGTAGGGGCCGTCTATTCCCTGGATAACCGGCGGAGGCGATCCCGCCGGCAACCAGACCACCTGCCCTACCTGTTCTTGTTAAGAGGACACCTGGGTGTGGCGTATTTCTTTTCCGGCTTTGACAAAGTGATCGGTGTAACCTGGCGTAATGGAGAGGCTTTATGGAAAGCGTTGCATAGTCATAATTACTACAGCATGTTCAGCCTGGATTTCCTGGTGGATACCCCTTTCTTCGTGATCAGCGGCTGGGCCACTATCATACTGGAAATATGTTACGGCCTGTTCATGAACCTGCGGTCTACACGCCGTTACTCGCTGGCGGGCATCATCCTGCTGCATGTATTTATCGCTTGTTTTATGGGATTATTCTTCTTTTCAGCGCTGTTGATATTACTGAACCTGTCGGCTTACTATGCGCCTTATATTTCCTATAAGAACAGCAATACGCTTATGTACAGCGAGGTGCCATCAAAATAA
- a CDS encoding isochorismatase family protein, with protein MITALDKRSALVLIDLQKGIVKYETAHPIKEVLAQANILIDAFRKAGLPVVFVTVNPMGAAWTKCRVEQPSVPTNVVTQTVAKVIMPATGFEELVPELLQQPGADIHIRKHTWNAFFETPLHQQLQAQQVTNIVLGGVSTSVGVEGTARAASELGYNLSFASDAMTDRSLEAHHHSLKNIFPRIGEIGNVQDILNKLASRK; from the coding sequence ATGATCACCGCCTTAGACAAACGCAGCGCCCTGGTACTGATAGACCTGCAAAAGGGCATTGTAAAATACGAAACCGCCCATCCTATTAAGGAGGTGCTGGCACAGGCTAACATCCTGATCGATGCTTTCCGGAAAGCCGGACTGCCGGTCGTGTTCGTGACCGTCAATCCCATGGGGGCAGCCTGGACCAAATGCCGGGTAGAGCAGCCATCGGTGCCGACTAACGTAGTGACACAGACCGTCGCCAAAGTGATCATGCCGGCCACCGGCTTCGAAGAGCTGGTACCGGAGCTACTACAGCAACCGGGCGCCGACATTCACATCCGCAAACATACCTGGAACGCCTTCTTCGAAACACCACTGCATCAGCAGCTACAGGCCCAGCAGGTAACCAACATCGTACTGGGTGGCGTATCCACCAGTGTAGGCGTAGAAGGTACTGCCCGTGCTGCCAGCGAACTGGGATACAACCTCAGCTTCGCCAGCGATGCCATGACAGACCGCTCCCTGGAAGCACATCATCATAGCCTGAAAAACATCTTTCCGCGGATCGGCGAGATCGGCAACGTCCAGGATATACTTAATAAACTGGCTTCCCGTAAATAA
- a CDS encoding MarR family winged helix-turn-helix transcriptional regulator, which translates to MSTTQLSSSLRSAISKMFKRLRKQAHSVENHSISEMETVGYIYKQGPLLPSELASLVKVSTQSMSQILSKMDSLQLIKRTPSEEDGRKTYITLTETGNKLVEHTRYERDEWLAQAIDTHLTKQERKTLADAVAILEKLSAAAG; encoded by the coding sequence ATGAGTACTACTCAATTGTCCTCCTCCCTGAGATCGGCGATCTCAAAAATGTTTAAACGCCTGCGTAAACAGGCGCATTCTGTTGAAAATCATTCTATTTCAGAGATGGAAACGGTGGGTTATATATACAAGCAGGGACCTTTACTGCCGTCCGAACTGGCATCATTAGTGAAGGTAAGTACACAGTCGATGTCGCAGATACTGAGCAAAATGGATAGCCTGCAGCTCATCAAACGGACACCATCGGAAGAGGATGGCCGTAAGACGTACATCACCCTGACGGAAACCGGCAATAAACTGGTGGAACATACCCGCTACGAGCGGGACGAATGGCTGGCTCAGGCAATAGATACCCACCTGACCAAACAAGAAAGAAAAACATTAGCGGATGCAGTAGCCATATTGGAAAAGCTGAGCGCCGCCGCCGGATAA